Within Topomyia yanbarensis strain Yona2022 chromosome 2, ASM3024719v1, whole genome shotgun sequence, the genomic segment GGTAATGACCATTACCCTGTCAGTCTGCTATGCGATAGAAACAACCAAAACGTTCCCCTCAAGCCCACTTACTACATCTTCAATTTTATCTCACTAAAATTTATGCCTAGTGATGTACTATGATGTCTCCAAGTTTCAGGTTCTAGTTATGGAAAGCACATagtaattttaattgaaatctGGAAAGGTACTCGCGTACTATGTCGTTACCTAATGGTTAAAAACTCAACTCCGCTTAACAATTCAACGTTTTCAATATGGGTTTCCGTATATAATAGAACTGTATGAAGATGACTTCCGCAAGCTCCAGTTTCAATATCACCTTCCGCTAACAGACAGGCGGATacgacaatatttaaaatcaacaaatagtGTATTTAACCGAAGTTTGTCTCCCTTTTGCTGCGAAGCTTCACTCATCTCACAACGTGCTGCTATTGACAGATTGCATTAAAAatcgctttatttatttatttgtttgtatttattataCTCCAAGATGGAATTTCCAACTGACCTTTTCGCTGCCGTTCAACGCATAATTGTCTTATGTATAGAGGGAAtctcatagaacatgggacgaaTACGATCTCAACGGCAGTTTAGAGGGTACTTAATTTCTGAAATGACGAATTGGTGGGAAATGGCAGGCAAATGAGAGACTAAAAAACAGTTTGTCTCAAATCACAAGTAAACTTATCAAAAACCGGTATCTATAATTTGTTCGCAGACCTGTCTGTTTTTTCTTGTGattattcgacattttcttgaaTTATGCCCCTATTTTAAAGTTGTGAAAAAGTGCTGGATGATTACGTATCAACAACGCAATCattattaaccctccggaagtcgcgtaaatggcccactgaacgagcagccgctggtgcgctcagacgatttcgctagattttcagagcagcgtgcactcagtgcactagcgcgacttccgggaGGTTAAAAAGAAGAATCCAAATCTAACCAGAACATAAAAAGCGGATTATTACTGCACAGAAGTGGTTAAAACCGTTTCTGTAAACAATATTCTTAGAAGATATTCTGGGCTACCCTCCTGTTGGTATGAAGTTTTTACTGGTTCACCCACTGTTGCAGAAGACCTGCTTAACCAATTATTTCTTGAGAAACTTAGACTTCTCTATCGTTCAGAATTACTTTAATACTTCATTTCCGGCTGGGAAATCCGTGGAAACCTCGGTCACTATGTTCAGCGTTTTCTATCAAACCGAAATTTCCGAGTTGGGGTGGGCGGCAGCCAGTCTGACCTGTTTCCCGAGGAGAACGGCGTACCCCAAGGATCTGTCCTGTCGGTAACCTTATTTCTAATAAGCATGCagtctctgttctctgttctcccTGAGGGAGTATTCATATTCCTGTACGCTGACGACATAGTATTGCTTGTGACCGGGAAAACGATCGGCAGAATTCGAATCAAGCTGCAGGCGGCCGTTAACGCTGTACGCCAGTGGGCGTTGTCCGTTGGTTTTCGGATCTCCATCAGTAAAAGCTTTATCTCCCATTGTTGCACCTCTCACCATCGGGCATACGATAGGCCAATACGTATAGACGATACCGTTATCCCGTTTCGTAAAGAACCCAGGATACTTGGTATCACACTGGATCGAATGCTTACTTTCATGCCACATTTCCGCAAACTCAAGAAAGATTGCGAGAGTCGAAAAAGACTGACCCGCACTATTTGCACACGACACCCGAAATGCAACCGACAATTAGCCCTAAATATCAGCAACTCGCTCATCAACAGCCGTCTTTATTACGGCATCGAAATTACGTGCCGTAACATCCCGGGAATGATCAACATTCTTGCACCGCTCTTCCATGGATCCATCCGTGCCGCATCAAACTTACTCCCCAGCACACCGGCAGAAAGTGCCTGTATGGAGGCCGGCGTCCTTCCATTCCGCTGGACGATAGCCTTGGTGGCACTACGGCGGGCACTCGGCTTCTTAGAGAGAACCTCCGGAGAAGAAGACTGTAGTATTTTGCGAACTGCTAAGGCCATCCACGAAGAATTCTCTACATTTCCTTTACCTCCGCTGGCTCGCCTTCATTGGGTATGGCACCGACCATGGAATATCAGACCCCCCAACATCGACACTACTCTTGCCCGATCCGTCGGAGCGGGAGCGGCCCCCGAAATTGCTCGGGCCGCATACTACCAGCTCATCGATCGCTGCTTTTCGAACcacgtcaaactttttactgaCGGATCTAAGACGGACAGGAACGTCGGAGTGGGTGTGAGTGGCATCGGAGCTGGCCTCGCATTCCACTTACCGCCGACATGCTCTGTATTTTCAGCCGAAGCTGCTGCGATAGCATTGGCTTTATCAAGGAAACCAGAAGGAATTGCAACAGTCATCTGCTCTGACTCACTCTCGGTGATATCGGCATTGGAATCTGGAGAATCTCGTCACCCTTTCGTGCAGGCGATAGAAATGTACGACGACCCATTAACCACTATTTGCTGGATACCCGGTCATAGTGGGATTTCTGGTAATGAAGACGCCGATAACCTTGCCGCACTAGGTCGTACCGCAAGAAGAGCTCTAACCAAGGAGGTTCCGAAACTAGACATCATCCGAGCCTTCAAACAAAGCGTCTTACTTGATTTTCAGAGGCAGTGGAGAAACTCACACGGCTACCTCCACAAAGTGAAAGACACAGTACAAAAATGGGTGGACCGTGACAACAGGAACGAGCAACGAATACTTTCCAGACTGAGGGTGGGACATACTAGGATTAGCCATGCCCATAACCTATCCCGAACCGAGCCCACTATATGCAACACATGCAATACAAGACTGACCATTGAACACCTGCTtgtcaattgcatcgaactcgCTGATCTTCGTCGAGCCCATAACCTACCTACCTGCATCAAAGATGTGTTGGCTAACGACCCAACGAGAGAGGAGGCCATACTGCTCTTCCTCAAAGACGCCAAAATATACAATACCGTCTAACTTCTACTGACCGAACCACACTACCAACTGTACCAGTGGGTCCTCCGTACTGACGTTTGGGATTAGGAGGTGACTCACCGCGACCCACAATTCAACTCTCAGGAAACTACTCCCCATAAAGCTACCTTTTCGAACAATTACTGCCTCTTTATCCCTTTTCTCAGGTCCCCGATCGATGAAAGCTACGGACAGAAAAAGCTACTCACCTGTTGGCATTTCTAACCCGGCGAACAATACCGATCATCCGCCGCATACTAACCGGGCGTAAGAAAGGGAGCCCGCCAAGTGATATTCAATCAACACGACCACCGATGAATTACTCCATTGATCAGCACAATAATTCAACATCCAACTCAAAATACCTTATGAAATTGATGATAAATGATATGTGACATACAAATTTTAacggcgaatgaccttaacggttaaagccttaataaataacaacaacaacaacaatacttCATTTCGTTTCACGCCATGAAGCTTGGTTGAAGTCTTCTACGTCCAAGTTTTGTAATCCATTGTCACACAGGAAAAATTGGTAGAATATCCACGTTACAATTTTCGAAGAAGTGTTGAGCCCTCATATTCAGCCTATCACTATAATTCGGAATAATCAAAACCTTCAATGACTTCGTTCCTTAATGATGCTTCGAATTATGCACAAACACATTtgacgtttttattttattattattttattagtgtacgaACAGAATGTTTATCTCACTATCGAACCCATTTGGTCGTTTCTTAAGATTGTATTTTGCATTTCTTTTATATGTAGCTGATGGCAATCGAGTATTAGACGTTTTGGAAACAGTGTGAACAGAGCTTGCCGATTTGCCAAGCTTTTTAGAACTATTCCAATGAGATATCTTTTGATTTTCGTTTGGACCGCACATATTATTTCTAATACGCATTTCTTTCGACTCATTTTTGAAAGCGCCTTTAGCATGTCAACGAATTATGTATTTTTAGATAAAAAAAAGCCATACGTCAAtatttgtgaaaaatatttcatttttgattgaatatatcaAGTGATCTATGTGTTTTTAGGTTTCCATATTTTGTCACGAACAAGCTTTACATTGCAAATTGGCGTAAGAATGGGTTACAACCACCTTCAAGGGTATTTGGAATATGATAGAGTATGTTAAAACGGTGCCTACTTAACGGAAGATCCAAGACTCATCACCATTTCCACACAGACTAAAgtacataacactatgagaaaATTCATCCCTAAAAAGTGAATCCGCTATtttttccagaacactagctcctccttttatacacggtcccaTACACTCATTTGCTTGTCGGTCATCCCTCGGGCCTGGTAACAATTTtccactagtggtctatcctcaGCTTACTTGTGCATATGCCAGGCGCGGCGTTATCGCAAATACGACCACAGCCCGAACCAAAACTATATTTAAAATAACCGTTATATTAGGCggagcattgttttcgagtgttgtgTGTTGGTCTGTGATTTCCAGAAGAACCACGATGAGTATGCAATGCATTGATCCAAGATTCGTCACAATCAGGCCTTGTGATCTagaaaacatgtttttatttaattttatttagagGATGAAACTTGTTAAGATttggaaatatttaaattacatgGCAGTTAAAAGACCAAAAGTGGTTTATTTGAAAtggaagatacaaaatatttaaaactaaCTTAAATGCACTACAGGTTGTAAGCTCAAACGATAGACAttgaaaaatgtgaatttaatttgatttatttgaacaCTCTGGCAAATTTATAAAAAGGtctggaaaaacctggaaaatcagggaatttcattttcagaaatgGGTCGACACCCTGGTTTAATTAAttgtgctctaggagttgattttagtgatttggtgtgttaggaaTACTTCTTTGGAATGTAAGCAAGAATGTAGAAAATTTTACTACGAGAAAACTTCCTGAACATGCAATTTCTCCAAAATGTAacggtgttgagataaagcgcgTTGTTCGTAGAAGtcacccaaaaaatcatttaaaaacttttttctgaatttttttcaattctttaaatGTTTTAAGAAGTTGTTGGAATTGAGAAACTATAGAAATTTGTCGAAAACatctacattttttatttgaaaacttaagagttattgaataaaatagtttaaaaataccgccattttgaacgtcaattactaggagatgtggaaatatgttgAAGACATTGCGATTCTATTAGAAAGACAGTGAAAAGTactacaagaaaaaatactagttACAACAGGCATCAACTTACCTGTATGTAAAAATTACTTTCCAGCAATGcacgttttgtattttgtgacaaGATAAGTAAGACTTTttcaacataacttttttttatttttttctattcgtcAAATGTTCTAGGAAATCATTGGAAGTATCAAAGCACACAAATGAATCCAGAACTCTAAGTTTCTTTAATCTTAAATTtacgaaatataaaaaattaacatgTTAATGCTATAAGACGTGCACAAATTTTAACAGTATTTGCAGGAGTAAGAACCACAACCAAAAGTATTAAATGACATTTTCGCGAAACGATTTCGTAATCAGAGTTGCATTTTAGGACCAAACTTGCCAGAAAAAATTTTTCACGTGTATATTACAACTCAGTcgaattttaatttcaaatatttaatcattcaatgtgtgcattttgaaggattatacgcaatttgaaaaatataagaaTTAATGGAAATTCTGACCACGCAATCGTTGCATGAAAATGGCTTACACCTTTTTGTTATGGTTTTTACGACAGTCAAAAAATTTGCGCATCTtttagtacagtcgtgatttgcAGGTTGGTCACTTTTTTCTTGGACCGCTGTTTAgttccgctagttggaccattgtccaactaaaaaacttcagaacgccaaaatctcatgtcaaatttgctttgacaaTCTACCAGACAGTAATTATTAGAAATGTGAACGGATGCATTTACACTAttaacgtctccttctaagagTTTTTGGCATTTGTCAGTCAGTCCacctagcgaatcaaattcattagttggacagaggctgtggcccaacctgCGAATCACGACTATATTAGCATTTGTTACCGTGTTGATTTATGAATAACTCGTAAGTTTGAGATTACATAAACTAAGAGTTCTGGTctcatttgttctttgacactttcaatgatttttagaacatttaacgtatagaaaaaaatcaccaaaaaagttATGTTGGAAAAGccatgttttgtattttgtcacaaaatacaaaacataatgcATGGAAAGTAATTATTACATACAAGCCAGTTGATGCCCGTTGTGACTAGTATTTTTCTTGTAATACTTTTCACTGTGTTTCTAATAGAATCGAAATGTCATCTCATACAAATatattttctatctcacttttaggtggattaatcccaattcagtatacatcaaaagaagggggatTACGTTCCAAAGAAGTAttcctaacacaccaaatcaCTAAGATCAACTCCTAAAGCTcaattaattaaacgcacgttttggtacggTCTCACCTCCATCTACGCTTCTCAAGGCGTGAGCTAGACGACAAATTGTTCTTCCCTATAAGAAGCCGTGGAGAGACACCATTGTATGATTCCAGTGACAATCCTTCAAGATATCTGTACTTGGTTGTCAGCTGGCTAGACTAAAACTGGCTGTTTAGGAAGAAAAAGATCTCTAACCGTAAGTAACACTGGAAGGTCGAACCTTTCGTGTGCTTCGTTTATACCGGAGATCTTCAACACCGACTCAACGGATAGCTTTAAAACCAAACTCTCTAAGTAGGCTGTGCTCCATCAAGGTCGTCGACGACCTTGAATCGAGTAAATCATAGCTTGTCAGTTGCTTACCTTTACCGTAGATTGCTACAGTGCACGTACCGAAAGAGAATCTTTcccgcccattcatttctatCTGTTTACATGCCCTATCAGCTTTATTGCTGCCCTTTTCGGTGAGATGGTAGCGGACTCATATGCCCACGCGGTAGTGAGACAGCTGGTCTAACTAGACACCGAATGATGGTAGATAAAAATAATTCGTCGTTCTGacgattgttttatttttattatttatcatCTTCACCAAAGTTTTAATTCTGATTATTCGAACTTTTTCACAGAgaataaaaacaaagaaaacgATTTCGAGATGTGTTTTATCGACACCAAAAATTCCAAAGAACAATATACATTCTGCGAAGTCAATCGAAACAATACCATTCAGGAACTCCTTTATCAACCAAAACATTGCCCCCACCCATGCGCTCTAAAAATCTCAATACTCAGCACGACAACGTCATCAATAACGCATAAGTATCAACACGATTGGGAAAAAATCCTTTTCCGCGTTGAAAGAGAACACCCTCGCGAAACGTTCCACCACACGGTCGTAAAAAATGTCACAGAACCGTGGAGAAAAAGATTATGATATTTGCATTCAATCCAGGCAGTAAATCGATCCCATACAAAGCTCAAACACCAACCCCAACCAAGACGTATGGATTCGCGATACTCGAAACGGGCGCGCTTTACGACTTCCACCAGTTGCTTCGCTTTGGGATTGAATCGAAGGGAACTGACGGGTAAGATGTACATATGCAATTAATCATATTTCGATTAAATAGAAAACTGTTTTAGAAAGCGTGTGGTTTCAACTGTCACATTACGCTAAAAATTAGATACCCATTTCTGGTTCAGTGTGTCGTTTCTACCCCGGCCTACTCCGACGGATTCAAATCGAAAAGTAATTGCGAACGAATGATTGGGAAGTTTGCAAACAATTTATGGATACTTTTGAGAAGTGATTTTACTACCGTTATGCTGGAACGACATTTTTACTGCCATCGAAAAGCAACACGTTATCCGACACCTCAGTTAGGGGAAGTTGAAACAGATCCATTTACCGCTTGACAGCACCGGAAATGCACGAAACAGAAAACACCCGGAGAAATACGACATTCAAACCGGTAGGTAGGTCGCTATCAATTGAATCAGAGTGATATCAATTAAACCAATTATCACATATCAGCGACACGAGGGCCAAAACCTGGCAAATGAACGTGGAAATTCGAACTGACGCAACACCAGGGCGCGGCGCACTGTCGAAGGGCCAATCAAAATGAACCCCGGCAACAgcgattaatttaattatttcgaCACTAATGATAATTGTTATTTGATTTCCTTTTTGCTGGCTGGCGAGGGCAATCGAAGAAAACACTATCGCCTATCAGTTGGGGAATATTTGGGGTGGCGCACGTTTCGTTGCTGATGTCGAAAATAATTAAGTACGAATAACATTAACACTGTAGCACCTCCCACGGTGGAATCGATCGATTGTAATAGTGACAATAACATTATTACAATACTCTCTGTGCTTTACATTTGAACTGGCTTGTTGTGGTAAAGTATAACGAAACATCTAAATAGTGAATGTTCATATCTCATAAAAAGTGTGTTCATTGAACTTGAGATAAATTAGAAAACAAGTTCAATTATCTTCAGCTCATCACTTCACACAGCCAATCAACTGAAGTACGTACAACTTGACCAAATTGATTGAACAGAAAAATATCGCTAAAGGTGAACTTACTTTCTCTACGGAGAGCCAATCTTTCTCAAGTGGTTTCTCATTTCTTGAAGAAACTGCCACAAAAACTCGACTAAATGTTGATCTCTGAAAGCGTGTGTCACTGTTGTATcccacaaaaaatagattccacaGATTTATGCTTATTGATCACAGCAGTCCGCGTTCCAAGGTTCGATTCCGGTCTTAAATTTAGCAAACTCACTGCCAACTAGTTGTGAAATCGATATAATTACCACTTCACTCAGTGACGAAGGTCAAGTACTACGACCGGATGTACAACATACCGGGAAACCCCAGGAAGCAGATCAAACAAACAATGGAACAATTTTAGCAGGCTGAAATGGTAGGCCTGCTGTTTCCTCTCCAACTTCATGCTGCTATATTCGGATGGGGCTCTGGGATGAGGGATTATTACCAACCCACCGTATCAAAAACGTTGTTGCAGTAGGGGGGGCAGGTTGCTGGTGAGTACCGACAAATCGAGATTGTGAGAAAATCGGATCGGATCAGGCGTGTGACAGAAAACGATGATATTGGCCACTTGAGGGTGATTGATTTATTATATCGCCGGTGAAGCAGGGTGCTTTGTGTAGAAGATTACTTCCTCTTGGGTTGCTGCGATCTGCTCAATTTGATTCTGACAATGTCGATTACGGAGTGATTATTGGGCTTTCCGATAGATAAATGGACGGGATTATTGGACGTGATTGAACGTTAGCCTGGTGTTGTGCTTGCTAACAGAGATCAGGACATTTGTTTGGATAGGTTACCTAAATTGATTTTGACGTTTGGTGTTCGCTTTAGGAATCTGGAGCTAAACATTACGGTAGGGCAACATGATACCTTTTACAGAATAGAATATTTCCGCATATTGATTTCACCATAAATTTCGAACACAATCCGGCAAGATCCGGATGAAAATCAATTGACTCCATATTTTGCACAATTGCTCGGGTCCCNNNNNNNNNNNNNNNNNNNNNNNNNNNNNNNNNNNNNNNNNNNNNNNNNNNNNNNNNNNNNNNNNNNNNNNNNNNNNNNNNNNNNNNNNNNNNNNNNNNNNNNNNNNNNNNNNNNNNNNNNNNNNNNNNNNNNNNNNNNNNNNNNNNNNNNNNNNNNNNNNNNNNNNNNNNNNNNNNNNNNNNNNNNNNNNNNNNNNNNNNNNNNNNNNNNNNNNNNNNNNNNNNNNNNNNNNNNNNNNNNNNNNNNNNNNNNNNNNNNNNNNNNNNNNNNNNNNNNNNNNNNNNNNNNNNNNNNNNNNNNNNNNNNNNNNNNNNNNNNNNNNNNNNNNNNNNNNNNNNNNNNNNNNNNNNNNNNNNNNNNNNNNNNNNNNNNNNNNNNNNNNNNNNNNNNNNNNNNNNNNNNNNNNNNNNNNNNNNNNNNNNNNNNNNNNNNNNNNNNNNNNNNNNNNNNNNNNNNNNNNNNNNNNNNNNNNNNNNNNNNNNNNNNNNNNNNNNNNNNNGAAATTGATGactaaggccattttgaaatccatgaTGGCGGCTTCAGGTAATCAAAAAACAACGACATTAATAACATTCACTTCATCAAACAATTATCAAAAAGtatgaaaatgtaaatttttagtATAACACGCAATGAATGACAACTTGGGTAAATATTTTGGAGTCAGATGCATAAGATATGACATAGGAATACGATATCGAATTACCAGACTTATTCTGCATTATGATGGATtgatttttcgaacgaatgtggttcGATCGAATCAGACTTCCGTTTACTTTTGGTGTAATGTAGAATAAGGCTGTACATACTGATTACCAAACAAATTATAACCTTTTCGACCACGATCATTCACAAGAATTAATTTCTGAGCAACTCGTGATAAGGGCATTGGTGCATATCGTCATTGTACACTTTAAGAAGAAACTCCAGAATACCTTCAGTAAAGATTTAGAAGATACCAATTCTACAGAAATAATGgcgaaaaataatatttcaggCATATTTGTATAGAAAACCTTCTCCTCAATCTCTTTTCATCCGATAATGTGGGTTTATACAGTATGATAATCAAAAGTTGTTACTTTAACTTACCAAATAACAAATTTCCGTTCACTACATACTACCCGATTTTAAGTACTACACATATTAATGAGCGTTCTAACGATTTTCAGGAAAATCGCCATTTTTGACTTAAATTACTAAccactcttttataaaaacataaGTTTTAAGTAATGTCTAAGTGTTGTGTGGGCATCGAAATTCGCGATTTTAAATTTCTCGACTCATCATCAGCTACTAAGAATTCCCTTTCAAATTACACCCATGATTAACCAAATTAATACAGTGATGACCCGTTTTAATCAGCCCCgattttggtagatttttaatccgattttattccactaatgaattcgaccaaatttgatgttcatgaagtatcaaaatttctcaactttTTAAAATTGGAGTGAATATGATAGTTACTTGGATTCCAGAGAGTAGTTCGGGGTTTTATGTGGATCATGCATAAACTacgaaaaaatttaaagaagGAGTGCTATTGAAAAATCCTCAATAACTGCGATAGTGTTTTACAGATACCGGAAGCAgctatcttgaatttcaaaatggtgtcatcTATCTCCGTCATCTAGTGACAGCTTCTTTTCAAATGACAGGGGTGTCATCGATGATTGTTTTCAGAGTTTTGCGGTAATTGGAAACTGGGTTTTCAAAATGGTTATGTGAAAAATTCCAAAAGGAACAAATTTTTTAATTGAACCAATTGtgtagggtaaacaggtctaatacgccccccttaagcaaaaatagctatatttcaccattcgaccctatgatctccgcaccaactactctaatttattgttatattagttagaaattagtacccgcttcattttttattaaaaacatcctgatacaagtattattaaacattttttaaagatgcttaaattctagttttttctttcacccagggtAAAATGCCACCGGTcaaagtgtaatatgccccacaacaatgggtggggcgtGTTGTCAAGAGTCAACATGTTTGAGGGGTCATTTCTGAAATTATCAACCTCGTACGAAATAAATCACGGGTGTAGTATAGGATCGTAATTAGGTGAGGTTATAATTTTCCTGTGAATATTAAAATTACATATAAGCATTTAGTATACGAACTAATATAAACTTAGCTATAATAATTAAactaatattttatatttacttACATTTAGTTCcctttttaatgaatttaattccGACTTTGAAAGCATTGTATGACAAAGTGGGTTCAGAAACGCTTGTCATTGACCATATGTAATAATGTACTTTATATAAAGAGAATTAGTTTTAAGCTAGAAATGTTAACAAAACATATTTACCATCTAGATTTAAGTATAATTAAGTTATATATGCACAAAGGAAAAATACTAACGTGTAAGAACACGAGGTGGTTTGTAGTAATCTACATCTTGTTCACGTTTGACCACCTTTTTGTAATGAGTGATCGAAGTGATGATTAGTCACAGTGATGACATTATTGATTATCATTCAGGCATATAAAATAACCGCGTTCAGTAGTGTGTGAGAACAAAGTAGTTGAACGGAAGGTGCGCACGGATTGAGAATTATCCGTAACAGGGTGTTGTGAATGCATGAACAATTCTACACGCACAtatagttttaagccaagctataAATTAAGgtagtaactataatattctagtaagctacttgaaatagttctatcaatttcgactgtttctaattggttgtaatgctattggaaaaagtgggagcttacatcaaagtagctcttttgaaacgtttgtgtatattattgttttgcaacatattacaAATACCTAACTAATTTAGCACGTTGATTTTATGAAACGATACtattatcagtcatttttactttttagataattagGTATCCTGGGAATTGAAGAGGGGCATTTTGCACCGGTGGGGCGTATACACCCTTTTACCCTATGTGCAAGACTGCCAATACCTTACAAAGAAttgcattttttgcatttcgGCTGCTTCTagcatcaaaattacaacaaaaaacctgtttattccacctagcggtgcaattgtgcctttctcaatcatgaacacgagaatgtttgcgttgtttgtattcattaaaagctttcaaatgcatatattaaatttaattattatacatggcatgacaactatatacaagaaaagaaatcattattcgagaattgaattcattgaatcaagtgaagcaaatgaatcaaataaattaaatgaatcaatttaatttaagggttcaaatgaataaaatgaattg encodes:
- the LOC131681121 gene encoding uncharacterized protein LOC131681121 is translated as MQSLFSVLPEGVFIFLYADDIVLLVTGKTIGRIRIKLQAAVNAVRQWALSVGFRISISKSFISHCCTSHHRAYDRPIRIDDTVIPFRKEPRILGITLDRMLTFMPHFRKLKKDCESRKRLTRTICTRHPKCNRQLALNISNSLINSRLYYGIEITCRNIPGMINILAPLFHGSIRAASNLLPSTPAESACMEAGVLPFRWTIALVALRRALGFLERTSGEEDCSILRTAKAIHEEFSTFPLPPLARLHWVWHRPWNIRPPNIDTTLARSVGAGAAPEIARAAYYQLIDRCFSNHVKLFTDGSKTDRNVGVGVSGIGAGLAFHLPPTCSVFSAEAAAIALALSRKPEGIATVICSDSLSVISALESGESRHPFVQAIEMYDDPLTTICWIPGHSGISGNEDADNLAALGRTARRALTKEVPKLDIIRAFKQSVLLDFQRQWRNSHGYLHKVKDTVQKWVDRDNRNEQRILSRLRVGHTRISHAHNLSRTEPTICNTCNTRLTIEHLLVNCIELADLRRAHNLPTCIKDVLANDPTREEAILLFLKDAKIYNTV